The sequence TTCTCAAATTCCTTGTCTTCTTCTGTGCTCTTGTCTTTCTTTTCACACTTTTCAATTGACCTCTGAATTTGTTTTTTTGTCATTTCTTGCAAACGGCTTAAGTACTCTGTAGATGAGGAAGATGCCCCTTTCTTTCTCTCAGATTTACTGTAATCACGACCTCTCGGACGTTTGGCTGTCAACCCAGCAGAACCACTATCAGTTTCAAGTGGCTCAACAGATGGATTACCTGAAGATCCAATAGATTTTGCATTTAAGCCTCGGAAGGAATGTCCTTGACATATACTCTCCCATTTCAGTTCACCCTTCAGTTTATGCCAGCAATGCATATAATGGAATGGTTTCTGTTCGTCGTGTGCAAACAATGTTGCCGCCTTTAAAGTCTGCACAAATATTACATGAATTAGAGAAATGTAGTAACAAGTATGCACTACTAAATAATTAACATGATTTGACTATATGATTTGCCTTACCTTGTCGTCATCAGTTAAGCCACTTTGGTTCTCTCTTAATACTCTTGCGTAGTAGCCTGAGAACTTACTCACATCAGCTCTAATCTTGTCCCATCTGCTGCTTAGTGCTCTGTTAACTCTACAAGGGTACTGGCCCCTCTGTTCGTTGTATCTTTTTTCAATTCGAGCCCAAAGCCCCTCCCTTCTTTGTCCAGTGTGCACAATAGGGTCACTGCTTATTTGCAACCATGTTGTGCAAAGGAGAAGGTCTTCAGGACCTGTAAAGTTTTGTTCCTTCGACTTCTTATTTTTCAAAATAGGTGCTGCATTTTTTTCTGGACTATTGATGTCCTGAACACTATGTTCAGCATCTGAGTCAAGGTTGACAGGTAAGGAAGGTATAGTATTCGAACCCTACAATGGTGTACTGGTATTTGAAGGAGGATAGGAGTCACCAAAAGGAGGATGTTCCACTGAACCGAGAGGATTCCTGACAAAGTTCAGATAATGGTTCCAATAAACTGCAGACTGTGAGGCAGGAATCATGGTTGATTGGGAAGTAGAATTTCCAGTCTGCATGGGAGCCCACATTGTAGTTGGACCTTGGCCAGGATTAGGAAAATTTAGGTTGGCCATCATGTTGTAATCCATTAGAGGCTGCTGCATGAAGCCCATAGGCCATAAAGGGGGTTGAGGGGCAAATTGCTGCGTACTTGCTGTGTTTGACATCGGCTGAGAAGATGTCGCATTGTTTGCTTGCTCCATTCTAGTATATGTGCACATGCCATAGATGTAGTGAAATATTTTAAACTCAAAGAAATGGACAGTAGTACAAAAACATTATAACAGATCAAGCATTTGAACGAGGACAATATTATGTAAAGGTCGGCATGAAATGTCTGAGTAGCAACAACAGCACATTAACACAACAGACTCAACAAAATAGACATAAAAACATGACATAATTGTAGCTTATGATGAGTACGTTGGTTTTAGACTTAGACATTGTTCACAACAGATATTGTCGTTTACAAGCACACATCCTAACAGTTTGCGCCCTTGCGCGACTACTTAGACGTTCACAAGGATGACATCTACGTCGAACTGGAATACATGCCTAATATATATTCCAGTAGCTGTTACGAGTCGACCGATCTGAGTCGCTGAAATACCAATCATCAGACACATCAGGGTAGTAGAACTCCTCTTCATCAACAGATGGTTCAGTAACTGTTGGAGGGGTCGATGGAGATGTAGGCTCAACACTTATGTCATCGCCATCGTACTTAACAATTTCTGGAAATGCTTGCACTTTTGCCTCTAAGGCATCTTGTTGCAGCAATTCTAGCTTATCTTTGATGGCATACAAGGTTCTAGCTAATATCTCTTCATCATGCATGTGGTCTAAAGCATGATCAACTAAACCACCCAATGTTTTTGTGGCATCCTCGGCACAGTCCACAAGGACTTTCAGCAAAGCCTTCATGTTATCTTCTTTCGAGGATGCCATGATCAAATGTGCTGCAAACAATTAATAAATGAAGTAACAACTGGATAGCCTTACAAAGCAGGTAGGCATCATGGAATTATTAAGTTGCAAATAACTACAACAAATAATGTAGGCACAGACATGGAACAAAAAGGAACCAAATAGGCTTTAGGGATTTGTGCAGTACGTCGACAGACAGATATATGTGACATAATATTGGTGTTTGGTAACAAGCATATATCAGACAATAATAGGTGTAGAGGTATTGTACAAATAACCTTTAAGCTGATTAGGTAAACTTTGTGTGAGATATATCTGTACTGCATCATTGGTATAGAACAGAATACAGTGGGTGACATTTAGTGCATAAGTATGATTTAAAAAAAAAGGTGTACTCCTTGACAACTGGAACCACAGATACATGTGGCAAACTGATGTATAATGTAAGAGGCTTTCATGTGTCAATAATATTAAGACAAGTACAAATTTGTATCATGAATTCATGAACTATATGAAATAAGAAACTTATATTTCACAATTCACTGCTAACAATTGCTCAAAAAGCTGAATAAGGAATATATTAACTATTAAATAATTAAAATGGACAAGTTTGAAAACATGATGAGGCTAATAAGCAAGTTACAAAGTAAATGGACAGCTCATGATTTGTTTACAAGAAGAGGGACACACAAGTCAGGACTATTTGCACATGATGTGCTTAAGCTGTACCAGGAATTGTTGCATCGGTTTTATTCAAACTTGTACATTTAAATGATACTTTGTAGCAGGAAAGATACTCTAGTGTTAATAACAGGACATGTGGGAGACAAATGAAATGATGTCCTCAAATGTTGCATACGAATATGACATAGAAGTACCTACAAATGTGATATTTGTAATCGTAGTAGTAACCATATAATTATGCTGCTAAGACAAGAACAGAAACTAAAATAATGTGGCCCGCAATCTATGGTACGTATTGATTTGGTTGTCGTATTAATGACCCTAAACGCATCTATCGTCGACCACATTAATTTAGAGTTATTTGGTGACTCCGTCGGTTTGTGTTCATGAAACCCTAACCGAAAGACCAAATGTAAGGTAACTTTGGCGGCCACATCGTACTGGAATCCGTTGGTTCACATGAGTTCGGTCAACTACGGAACTCAAACAAAAAATTTTTGAATATAAAGTTACAAACAAGTAACTGCGAAGAGGGGGAACACCATGTTCGTACCTGATTAGCTGAAGATCCGGCCCGCAACAACAAGATTCGAACCGATGAAGTCTGGATCTAAGCGAGCCCTCGATGGTCGGAGAAGAAATCCACCGATGGCGAGACGTACCGGCAAAACGGACTGGGATTTGTGGCCGCTTCCGCTTCCGAGGCGAACGGACTTCACTCGTCAGCAACAGGACGTGGTCGTCGTCGGCGCCGACCTCCTTCGGCTCCGAATCGGCCTTGCGCCGCCAGATCCGCCGCCGCGTCGCCCCTTCTCGCCCACGTTGCCAAGAGCCGTCGAGAGGAAGAGAAGTGGACCTGGAACTTTCCGCCGTCTGGCGTGGGCGTCGGCTTCCGCGAGAAGAGCGCGTAGCGGAATGCACAGTCGTCCCCTTCATCTGGCGTGAGAGAGAAGGGGAGCGCGACGGAGAGTTGCCCGTAGGGCTTGCCGCTGCGTGCGCTAGGGGGATACTGTAGCCGCTACACTGTGAACAGtccaaggggaggggaggggaagggggccGCGCTGCAGGTAGTCTTACAATCTGAGCATTTGTTCGACTAAGTTACAGTATGCACACTACTAGCGACTAAGTTACAGTATGCACACTACTGCTGGCATAAGAGCCCTGCGCTTAGCCTTGCATTGTAATACGGCCAGATATCAACAAATACTTTACAGAATTGGTTAAAATCTCGCCTCAAAGCTCGCAAGAGCCAAGCCATCGAGATAGTAGCCCACAAAATCTCCCTCTGACGTACAAATTTATTTGCCGTGGGTATCAGACACGACAAGCAGTGTCTAAAAAAGCTAGGCTCAAGCTCAACATAATCATAGCTGCCAAATTAAGTATGTAATCTTTGGAGATGGAACAAACCGTCCGCGAGAGAGTGGGCTCTGGTTGGCTCTATATTACTAACATCTTAATCGGGCTTAGGTAAGTGATTAGTTAATTGAATAGGAAAAAGACGTTGTACGGTGTGAGTCAAACTGTACTATGATATATATATAAGCGGCCATCGCCGTCGACGGTTGCTTAATTAGCTACTGATCTCATAGCCTCTTGCCCTTTGGAGCGAAGCGCGCGCATGGTAGGGCCGGGGGATCAGAGCTGTTAGCTGCCCGATTAAGATTACGCCGAATCTAATGATGTCAGTGGCGAGCGGAATGGTGATTTAAACAATCAAGGGCTAGCCTAATCCGGAAAGGCACTGCTCCACCACCGTTAATTATATTATTAGTAGCAATAATTAACCAGTGGAAGTTGGTCACAGGGGCACGATTATTGCTTCCACTTTCTCTCTTCCTATATACTTTCCATgtattctcgaatatttgtcggccgttagtttatttttaaactaaactaCGACAAATAAAAAAAAGATTGAGTATATAAAGGTGCACGTAGAACACTGTGGTTGCCATTTGCGGAAGCCTGCTGAATAGTCTAGGGTTTGCTTAATGTATTGACGGGGTGCGTGTTTTGCTATAAGCGGCAGTATGTATGCTGGTCAAAATCACTCGCCAGCTTAAGGCACTGATTTGGTAGCTTTTGAAAGCACTAAAAGCCACGGCGGGCCGGGCTATTCTCTAAACAGCGTTATATACAGCTATAGATTCTACTCCCTGTGTTCCAATTTATGAATTGTTTAACTTTTTCATAAGTTTGATAGACTCGTCTTATAAAAATATCATAATTAAGGCTGGTTATTAGAAACTTAAATCATCCATTAGGATTCTTGGAGATTGAGTGGGAAATTAGCTCATTTTCACATTCAATCACCGAGAATCTCGAAGAAGATTTATGTTTCCAAACTAATCTTTAATATTAATTTTTACTATAATATCGTTTAGCATATGGTATACTTTAAGTATGTCtttaatttatttttattttttataaaaaatTTTTATAAAAGAATTGAATAAGACGAGCCGAGTAAAAAaatcaaataaattataaatcatGATGGAAGCAGTATTGTGCAATCAACGATGGCCTTTGATAATGTTAATAAATCAGTAACG is a genomic window of Zea mays cultivar B73 chromosome 5, Zm-B73-REFERENCE-NAM-5.0, whole genome shotgun sequence containing:
- the LOC103628568 gene encoding glutathione S-transferase T3-like, which gives rise to MGFMQQPLMDYNMMANLNFPNPGQGPTTMWAPMQTGNSTSQSTMIPASQSAVYWNHYLNFGSNTIPSLPVNLDSDAEHSVQDINSPEKNAAPILKNKKSKEQNFTGPEDLLLCTTWLQISSDPIVHTGQRREGLWARIEKRYNEQRGQYPCRVNRALSSRWDKIRADVSKFSGYYARVLRENQSGLTDDDKTLKAATLFAHDEQKPFHYMHCWHKLKGELKWESICQGHSFRGLNAKSIGSSGNPSVEPLETDSGSAGLTAKRPRGRDYSKSERKKGASSSSTEYLSRLQEMTKKQIQRSIEKCEKKDKSTEEDKEFEKKRLELEAQKVIIRQRELKLQELESAQSRLQMLCSTNEEDVDPEVWILMKEQKKKLQQFIFKFE